A stretch of DNA from Fundulus heteroclitus isolate FHET01 chromosome 22, MU-UCD_Fhet_4.1, whole genome shotgun sequence:
GTGATTCAGGACAGACACATACGCTGTGATTTCCCTGGTAACAACACAAATCTCAGAatttcaaaaacattaattCACTGCAacaagggaactaaaagtcagCAAAATTTGtattgaaatgagtgtatttgtccttgatttcagtgGTTAACTAGGATTATTGGTCGATTCTTGCCTTTAAAATAGCAACAAttgatcttattttaagtgcagtatatctaattatcttattctaggggtcagaatactcattccattgggaaataatcttattttccagctcaaatcaagggcaaataccctcatttgaagaaaatggTTATTTTTTGCGTGTTGAGGACCAGTTTGTACGGCGGACTACCAATGCTACGCTGTTGAGTAGATCTGTGTCATCCTGGCTGGTAGTTCAGGTCCGGCACTCGTCGTCATCATGTTGGACTTGTCCTGGTATGAGCGTCTCATCCTCAAGTCCCGCTGCCGAGGTAATCGGCGTGATGGTCTCCAAAGAGATCTCGGTGTTGTCCTCCAGCTGGACGGTGGCAGGGAGCAGCAGAAGCCTGTCGTGGCTGGGAGAACCGTTGGAGATGTTGGACTCCTCGTCAAACCGCGCGCTCATGTCCTCCAAGCAGTCGTCCAAGCCCAGGCTCAGGTTCCGAGGACGCTGCTGCGGCTGCGCGGGGACCAGCGTCTCCTTGTGGAACGTGGTGTCGTGGTGGTAGGAGACCAGCTCGTTGCTGAAGTTCACGGCCTCCACCGCGTTGCTGGAGCAGACGCGGTTGCAGCCCAGGATGGTGGCGAAGGCCCGGCGGAAGTCCGCGTTGAAGGCGTAGATGATGGGGTTGAGGGAGGAGTTGGCCCAGCCGAACCACACGAAGACGGTGAAGGTGGTGTCGCTGACGCACGGCGGGTCGCAGAAGGGCACGGTGCAGTTCAGGACGAAGAAGGGCAGCCAGCAGAAGACGAAGACGCCCATGATGATGGACAGCGTCTTCAGAACCTTGGTCTCCTTCTTAAAGGACGACTTGAGGGAGGCTTCGTCGGTGGCCcggtgctgctgctggttccgGTTCACCCCGTAGCCCTGCTGCTGAGCCTGCTCGGCCGCTCGCTCCAGAGACGCGATTCTGCGGATCTGGGTCTGCGCGATCCGGTAGATGCGGGTGTAGGTGGCGATCATGATGAGCACGGGGATGTAGAAGCTGATGAGGGAGGAGGAGATGGCGTAGGTCTTGTTCAGGTTGGCCACGCAGCTCACGGCGGCCACGCCGGTCCCGTTCAGGTCGCTGGCGTTCGTGAAGTTCCCGTAAAACACGGCTTCCCCCGTCGCCCAGCCGTCCACCTCCTCCTGAGCCCGGTGCCAGTTCATCTGCACGGGGATGAAGGAGATGAGGATGGAGAGAGTCCACGCCACCCCGATCATGACGAAGGCCACGCGGTGGGTCATTTTCCGCTCGTACTTGAAGGGGCTGGCGATGGCCCAGTAGCGGTCCACGCTGATGATGCACAGGTTGAGGATGGAGGCTGTGGAGCACATGATGTCGAAGGTGATCCACACGTCGCAGAAGGCGCCGAACAGCCAGGTGTCGGTGACCTCGGTGATGGCCTCCCACGGCATCACCAGCACGGCCACGAACAGGTCGGACACGGCCAGCGAGATCACGAAGAAGTTGGTGACTTTGGACCGCAGGTGGCGGAACTTGATGACGGCGGCGCACACCAGGGTGTTCCCGAGCAGCGTGGTCACGATGAGCAGGAAGAGGatgcagccaatcaggacgcggAGCCCACGCCCCCCTccgccttcctcctcctcctcgtcctcacCCGCCGCCCCGTCCAGACCTGAGAGAACTTGGGTGAAATTACTCCACACCGTGTCGTTTTCCATTTAAACAGCCGCTGGTCAAAGACTCCAACTCGTTAAATTTCACTCCCACTAAACTCGTCCCCTCCGTCTCCAGCTGGACCTGAAGCAGAGAGCATCATCTGGAGTCCGAGCAAAGATCAAAACACACTGAGAATCTGCAGATTTCCCCGTTTCTCTCCCAGATCCAGGCACAAATCAGTCCAGAGGAAGAAAAACGCTCTCAGAAAACATCCAGAGAGGAGAGAAATGAGCAAGAGTGAATCCCGGTGAGCGTCCAGAGTGAGGGGAACCGTTTGTGTGCGTGTTTTACCTCTGAGTGAGTCACTGTGGACTAAGCTGTGCTCTGCGCTCACGCTCTCTGCTGCAGCGCTCATTATCCCAGCGCAGGTACTAGATTACTGACACCCAGCGCGTCCCTGCCCGGGTTAGGAGCCTTTAAAGCCCCAAAAAGTGCTCCTTTGCTGCAGAAACCCACAATATCAGCAGCTGCATGTTGCAGACAGAAGGTGGTTCAGTCCTGAGTTTACCCACAActtattcagaataaaaataagcatCAGAATGCAATTAAATGAAGGGAAaacgctatatatatatatatatatatatatatatatatatatatatatatatatatatatatatatataattttagcaTATTGActtcataatttatttatatttttccttccttttatgCTATTCCACATTCTggtatttattgtaatttatcagattttattgtattttcagAATATTTAAAGCTCATATCGATCAGTTTAAGTGTTAATCATGGTTGCAGGAACGTGGGTTTAAATTACTAAACTGCTTTTCTTATTCCTGTAGTTTCATTTTGCTGATATCATACAGTTGGTCagggagaaaaatgtttttttctgaagctGAACGGTTTGATTCGTCTCCTTGGATCCTGCTGCTGAGGAAGATGCATGAGGAGAAAAAAGTCAAAGCAGCAGATTTTTAATGCAAAGAGAAAATGTTAAGATCTTCCTGTCTGGCCACAGCTGGGTTAATCTTACCAACACTGATTCCTCACCTTTCAGTCCAAAGTCAAACCAACGCTGATAAACAGACCACAGATCAAAATACTGAATAAATTATATGAGATTAATGTCTATCCTTCATGTCTCTTAAATATATTGAATACACATTACAAAAAGAAGTGGACAGCAGGCGATTTTTTTGATACTACGGCGCCCTCTGCTGGTTGAATTCATGTCATTCCAGGTAGAAAGtatgaagaaattaaaaagattGACTCCCAGACATACGTTTGCTTGTGGACATAATACTTATTTAACAGTTATACAAAAATAACTATTATTCCTGTATTTATTCTGCAGAGAGAATGTGTTGAGTGAAAACAGTTTGTTTCCCACCACACCATGGTGTTGAACCTTGGTCAACATATTTGCAACAACAAGAATcttattttataaatcagacGTGGGTTTTTAACCTCGCCTTTAAGCTGAATTCTCGCGATATTCCTGCGTTCACAGGATGACGTGCAGCACAGGTGCTCCACATTATCAACCAGGTAACTGTATTACACCTCATTGAAACATTTGGAATCTGTTTCTGCCAAAAAAAGTAACTGCCAGTATTtctacttttcttttgttttaaatcttgctCTATAATCATTCATTGGCCTTATTGTTTATGTATCTGTTCTTATTTTTTAGCCccatttttgtcagttttttttctacccaTGTTGTATTGTTTGTACCTCAACGAGTTTTTGTACACTATTTGTTTGAAATattaataacaacaaacaaaacaaaaacattatcaaCCAGGCTGGCCAGGTTAGTGGATCTTGACTTCAACAGCAATGTGGAAATGTTGAGTCACAAACAAACTCGCTTAATTAATTTGTCCTCATTAGTTATAAttctgataaaatgtgaaaaaggagaGGGATTTCCACATTTCCTGGCTAAAGAGTAAATCCACAGTTTCACTTA
This window harbors:
- the LOC105922428 gene encoding D(1)-like dopamine receptor, which encodes MENDTVWSNFTQVLSGLDGAAGEDEEEEEGGGGRGLRVLIGCILFLLIVTTLLGNTLVCAAVIKFRHLRSKVTNFFVISLAVSDLFVAVLVMPWEAITEVTDTWLFGAFCDVWITFDIMCSTASILNLCIISVDRYWAIASPFKYERKMTHRVAFVMIGVAWTLSILISFIPVQMNWHRAQEEVDGWATGEAVFYGNFTNASDLNGTGVAAVSCVANLNKTYAISSSLISFYIPVLIMIATYTRIYRIAQTQIRRIASLERAAEQAQQQGYGVNRNQQQHRATDEASLKSSFKKETKVLKTLSIIMGVFVFCWLPFFVLNCTVPFCDPPCVSDTTFTVFVWFGWANSSLNPIIYAFNADFRRAFATILGCNRVCSSNAVEAVNFSNELVSYHHDTTFHKETLVPAQPQQRPRNLSLGLDDCLEDMSARFDEESNISNGSPSHDRLLLLPATVQLEDNTEISLETITPITSAAGLEDETLIPGQVQHDDDECRT